TAATTAAACACCTCTTTTTTAGCAATTCACTCAGACACTATATAAAGTATATTTGAGTTGATATTATGTTTATCTTTAATAATATATAAATTTGATGTCTTTTTTAGCTTATTTTTCTTTATTTTTGATTTTAAAAATTAATTTAATCTAATTTTTCATATTCTCTCAATAAATTTAAGTTTAATAAATTTTAAAAATAGATTTTAATTATTTTAGTTTTTTAATTAAAATAACTCATTTTTCAAAGTAATACTCATTTGGATTTATGATAATATTTTTATGAAAAATTTTCGTTAAAGTTTGAAAAAAGCTTTTGAAAGCTGAAAAAAAATAGATTTTAAGTTTTTGAATAATAAAAATAAGATAAATTAAAGGATTATTCAATTCCCTTAATCTCTTTAAATACGTTAATCACATCACCAATCACAAGTATTGCTGGTGTGTTGATTTCCTTGTCAGCTATTGTTTCAAGGGTTCCAAATACGACCCTTTCATTTGGTAGTGTTCCGCTTTCAATAGCGCATGCAGGAGTTTTAGGGTCTCTGTATTTCATGATCTCTTCAGTGTTTTCCTTAATGTTTCCGATTCCCATAAGGATGATTAAGGTATCTGCGGTGTAATCCCATTTAACCTGCTTGTCCTTTTTGGTTGGGTCCTCATGACCTGTTACAACTGTAAATGAGGTTGCAACTGCCCTATGTGTAATTGGAAATGCCATGCTTGTAGGTGCACCGATAGCTGAGGTAACTCCAGGAATAACTTCAAAGTCTATGTTTTCCTTTGCAAGGGCCAATAGCTCTTCTCCACCTCTGCCGAATACAAATGGATCTCCACCTTTCAATCTGATTACATTTTCATTCTCTTTAGCTTCTTCAATGATCAATTGATTGATTTCATCCTGTGTCTTATAATGTTCTCCTGCTTTTTTACCTACATAAATGCGTTTTGCATTTTCTGGAGCATGCTTTAGAATCTCTTCATTAGCAAGATAATCATATAAAACCACATCTGCTTTGTTTAATGCTTTCACAGCTTTTA
This uncultured Methanobrevibacter sp. DNA region includes the following protein-coding sequences:
- the cobA gene encoding uroporphyrinogen-III C-methyltransferase translates to MPVYLIGAGPGDPDLITLKAVKALNKADVVLYDYLANEEILKHAPENAKRIYVGKKAGEHYKTQDEINQLIIEEAKENENVIRLKGGDPFVFGRGGEELLALAKENIDFEVIPGVTSAIGAPTSMAFPITHRAVATSFTVVTGHEDPTKKDKQVKWDYTADTLIILMGIGNIKENTEEIMKYRDPKTPACAIESGTLPNERVVFGTLETIADKEINTPAILVIGDVINVFKEIKGIE